In one Niallia taxi genomic region, the following are encoded:
- the aroC gene encoding chorismate synthase yields MRYLTSGESHGPKLITIIEGLPAGMPLTAEDINEQLARRQKGHGRGRRMQIETDTAEIGGGIRHGQTLGSPVSLIVENNDWKHWTKVMGQGPIDEEESSEIKRKISRPRPGHADLNGAIKYGHRDMRNVLERSSARETTVRVAAGAAAKKLLSLLGIKIASHVLEIGGVKADIQEYPSIDKIIELTEQSPVRCLDPVAEKKMMQAIDDAKTNGDSIGGIVEVIAEGMPVGVGSYVHYDRKLDAKLAGAIMSINAFKGVEIGIGFEAASKPGSEVHDEIIWDSIHGYTRKTNRLGGFEGGMTTGMPVIVKGVMKPIPTLYKPLNSVDIETKEPFAASIERSDSCAVPAAAVVAESAVAWELASAIVDQFYSDRFEGLLENVEKHRQYAREF; encoded by the coding sequence ATGAGATATTTAACTTCAGGGGAATCACATGGTCCAAAACTAATTACAATTATAGAAGGTCTTCCAGCAGGTATGCCATTAACTGCTGAGGATATTAACGAACAGCTTGCTAGAAGACAAAAAGGGCATGGCCGAGGCAGAAGAATGCAGATTGAAACAGATACTGCTGAAATCGGTGGCGGAATTCGACACGGCCAGACACTTGGCTCACCAGTGTCGCTTATTGTTGAAAATAACGACTGGAAGCACTGGACAAAAGTCATGGGTCAAGGACCGATTGATGAAGAGGAATCAAGTGAAATTAAACGGAAGATTTCCCGTCCAAGACCAGGTCATGCTGACTTGAACGGTGCCATTAAGTATGGACACCGCGACATGCGCAACGTATTAGAAAGATCTTCAGCAAGAGAAACGACAGTTAGGGTTGCCGCAGGTGCAGCAGCAAAGAAATTATTGTCATTATTAGGAATCAAGATTGCTTCACATGTCTTGGAAATAGGCGGAGTGAAAGCCGACATACAAGAATATCCTTCCATTGATAAAATCATTGAATTAACGGAGCAGTCTCCTGTCAGATGCTTAGATCCTGTTGCAGAGAAAAAAATGATGCAAGCTATCGATGATGCAAAGACAAATGGAGATTCCATCGGCGGAATTGTAGAGGTTATCGCAGAAGGAATGCCTGTTGGCGTTGGCAGCTATGTTCATTATGACAGAAAGCTTGATGCGAAGCTTGCAGGTGCGATTATGAGTATTAATGCATTCAAAGGAGTCGAAATTGGCATTGGCTTTGAAGCGGCAAGCAAGCCTGGAAGCGAAGTACATGATGAAATCATTTGGGACAGCATTCACGGCTACACGCGCAAAACGAATCGCTTAGGCGGCTTTGAAGGCGGAATGACGACAGGTATGCCTGTTATTGTTAAGGGTGTTATGAAGCCGATTCCGACGCTTTACAAGCCATTAAACAGTGTTGATATTGAAACGAAGGAACCTTTTGCAGCAAGCATTGAGCGCTCAGACAGCTGTGCTGTTCCTGCAGCAGCAGTTGTTGCAGAAAGTGCTGTTGCATGGGAATTGGCAAGTGCAATCGTTGATCAGTTTTATTCTGACCGTTTTGAAGGCTTGCTTGAAAATGTGGAAAAGCATCGTCAATATGCGAGGGAATTTTAA
- the aroB gene encoding 3-dehydroquinate synthase gives MKTVQVDAGSKSYPVFIGDNTVTQLNGFIQTHLPECTKVLIITDETVAALHLQALQREITGFPVVSHIVPAGEHAKTFDVFYSCQSFALEEKLDRKSLIIALGGGAVGDLAGFVASSYMRGIPFIQVPTTILAHDSAVGGKVAINHPLGKNMIGAFYQPEAVFYETGFLRTLPALELRSGFGEVIKHALISDARFYETLLNEIDELEKVPEKTWEVLLEKGILVKSKIVAKDEKEANVRAFLNFGHTLGHAIEAEMGYGNMSHGEAVVIGMLFALRLSKKKLQLDFSINNLEAWLQSLGYETKVPAHLKVEALIDRMKQDKKSVSGTIHFVLLDAIGNPVIVKMDEKELMEELHIFKGE, from the coding sequence ATGAAGACAGTTCAAGTTGATGCAGGTTCTAAATCGTATCCTGTTTTTATCGGCGATAACACAGTCACACAATTAAACGGCTTTATACAAACCCATTTACCTGAATGCACAAAGGTGCTTATTATAACAGACGAGACAGTTGCAGCGCTCCATTTACAAGCACTGCAGCGGGAAATAACAGGATTTCCTGTTGTTTCCCATATCGTTCCTGCAGGAGAACACGCAAAAACATTTGATGTGTTTTACAGCTGCCAAAGCTTTGCACTTGAAGAAAAGCTGGATAGAAAATCACTAATCATCGCTTTAGGCGGAGGGGCTGTCGGTGACCTTGCCGGTTTTGTCGCATCCTCCTATATGCGTGGCATTCCGTTTATCCAGGTTCCAACAACCATTCTTGCACATGATAGTGCAGTTGGCGGGAAAGTAGCCATTAACCATCCGCTCGGCAAAAACATGATTGGTGCTTTTTATCAGCCAGAGGCTGTTTTTTACGAGACTGGTTTTCTTCGTACATTGCCTGCGCTTGAGCTCCGAAGTGGATTTGGTGAAGTAATAAAGCATGCCTTGATAAGTGATGCACGCTTTTATGAAACATTGCTAAATGAGATTGATGAGCTAGAGAAAGTACCAGAAAAGACATGGGAAGTGCTATTGGAAAAGGGGATTCTTGTTAAAAGTAAAATTGTTGCCAAGGATGAAAAGGAAGCGAATGTCCGTGCATTTCTAAACTTTGGCCATACACTTGGCCATGCGATTGAAGCAGAAATGGGCTATGGGAATATGTCACACGGTGAAGCAGTTGTTATCGGCATGTTGTTTGCATTGCGCCTAAGCAAAAAGAAGCTTCAGCTTGATTTCTCCATCAACAACCTTGAAGCTTGGCTGCAATCATTGGGATATGAGACAAAGGTTCCAGCACATTTAAAGGTAGAAGCCCTGATAGATAGAATGAAACAGGATAAGAAATCTGTAAGTGGAACAATCCACTTTGTCCTGCTTGATGCCATTGGCAATCCGGTTATCGTTAAAATGGATGAAAAAGAATTAATGGAAGAACTACATATTTTCAAGGGAGAATAG
- the aroH gene encoding chorismate mutase yields MIRGVRGAITVEVDEETVILDAAERLVKEMIGKNAIIADDVASVFVSVTDDLTSAFPAKVIRLQEGWTYVPVMCMKEIDVPNALQKCIRIMIHVNTNTAQKDINHIYLERAIQLRPDLKQEN; encoded by the coding sequence ATGATTAGAGGAGTACGGGGAGCAATCACGGTTGAAGTAGATGAAGAAACGGTGATTTTGGATGCAGCAGAGAGGCTTGTAAAGGAAATGATAGGAAAGAATGCAATCATAGCGGACGATGTTGCGTCTGTATTCGTTTCTGTAACAGATGACTTAACTTCTGCTTTTCCTGCCAAAGTGATTCGCCTTCAAGAGGGATGGACTTATGTTCCTGTCATGTGCATGAAGGAAATTGATGTGCCGAATGCATTGCAAAAATGCATCCGCATTATGATACATGTTAATACGAATACGGCTCAAAAGGATATTAACCATATATATTTAGAAAGAGCAATCCAATTAAGACCAGATCTTAAGCAAGAGAATTAA